The following are encoded in a window of Neomicrococcus lactis genomic DNA:
- the hisD gene encoding histidinol dehydrogenase, whose amino-acid sequence MNSELYPSLATLDLRGSSLSRAELLAALPRSSSSVEYATAAVEDIVASVRAEGFGALRSLAEKYDGGAPEHFRVTEAQLAQALESLDPKVREALEESISRARKFAEASVPRDVDVDFGNGGVVRQKWVPVRRVGLYVPGGLAVYPSSVVMNVVPAQAAGVGSIALVSPPQKEFNSLPHPTILAAAHLLGVTEVYALGGAQAIASLAYGVPADVASGDAEIDPVDVITGPGNIFVATAKRLVKGRVGIDAEAGPTEIAILADASANPDFVAADMISQAEHDPNAASVLITPSVDLAEKVRASLEEQVASTKHRERVQTALSGTQSAIVLVDSLDEGVKVCDAYAAEHLEIQTENAEEVASRITAAGAIFVGSHSPVSLGDYSAGSNHVLPTMGTAAHSSALNPTVFLKAIQFISYSESALNDVARHVVELSRAEDLPAHGDAVLVRTQQRGQR is encoded by the coding sequence GTGAATTCTGAGCTCTACCCTTCCCTCGCCACTCTTGACCTTCGCGGCTCGTCGCTGAGCCGCGCCGAACTGCTGGCTGCCCTTCCGCGCTCGTCGAGCAGCGTCGAGTACGCTACGGCGGCGGTTGAGGACATTGTCGCTTCGGTGCGTGCCGAGGGTTTCGGTGCGTTGCGCTCATTGGCTGAGAAGTACGACGGCGGAGCTCCAGAACACTTCCGGGTCACCGAGGCGCAGCTTGCGCAGGCGCTCGAGAGCTTGGATCCGAAGGTTCGCGAAGCACTTGAAGAATCGATTAGTCGGGCTCGCAAGTTCGCGGAAGCATCCGTTCCACGCGATGTTGATGTTGACTTCGGCAACGGGGGAGTAGTCCGCCAGAAGTGGGTCCCGGTTCGCCGCGTGGGTCTCTATGTTCCCGGTGGCCTCGCGGTTTACCCGTCAAGCGTTGTCATGAACGTGGTTCCCGCGCAGGCTGCTGGCGTTGGCTCCATTGCTCTCGTGTCCCCGCCGCAAAAAGAATTCAACAGCTTGCCGCACCCCACCATTTTGGCTGCCGCGCACTTGCTGGGTGTCACTGAGGTGTACGCACTCGGCGGCGCTCAAGCCATCGCTTCGCTCGCGTATGGCGTGCCCGCGGATGTAGCTTCGGGAGATGCCGAAATTGATCCCGTGGACGTCATCACCGGCCCAGGAAACATCTTTGTTGCGACCGCCAAGCGCCTCGTGAAGGGCCGCGTGGGCATCGACGCCGAGGCCGGTCCTACCGAGATCGCCATCCTCGCTGACGCTTCCGCCAACCCGGACTTTGTTGCGGCGGACATGATTTCTCAGGCCGAGCACGATCCCAACGCGGCGTCCGTTTTGATCACCCCAAGCGTCGACCTGGCTGAAAAAGTTCGCGCGTCGCTCGAAGAGCAAGTCGCGTCCACGAAGCACCGCGAACGCGTGCAAACGGCGCTCTCCGGCACGCAGTCGGCCATTGTGCTGGTGGATTCGCTCGATGAAGGCGTAAAGGTGTGCGACGCTTACGCTGCCGAGCACCTCGAAATTCAGACCGAGAACGCTGAAGAGGTGGCCAGCCGCATCACGGCTGCCGGAGCGATCTTCGTGGGCTCCCACAGCCCCGTGTCCTTGGGCGACTACTCAGCCGGTTCCAACCACGTCTTGCCGACGATGGGAACCGCCGCTCATTCTTCGGCCCTGAACCCCACGGTGTTCTTGAAGGCTATCCAGTTCATCTCTTACAGCGAGTCGGCCCTGAATGACGTGGCCCGCCACGTGGTGGAGCTGTCTCGTGCAGAAGATCTTCCCGCGCACGGCGACGCCGTGCTGGTGCGTACTCAACAGCGAGGACAACGCTAA
- the nrdR gene encoding transcriptional regulator NrdR, with product MQCPFCRHPDSRVVDSRVTDDGAAIRRRRQCANCSKRFTTLETTALNVVKRSGVVEPFSRSKVISGVRKACQGRPVTDDDLAVLAQDVEEAVRASGAAEIKAHEVGLAILEPLQKLDQIAYLRFASVYQGFDSLEDFEKAIAELRTK from the coding sequence ATGCAGTGCCCATTCTGTAGACATCCAGATTCTCGAGTAGTCGATTCGCGCGTCACTGACGACGGCGCGGCCATTAGGCGTCGTCGCCAGTGCGCTAACTGCTCGAAGCGCTTCACCACGCTTGAAACCACTGCTCTGAACGTCGTGAAGCGTTCAGGCGTGGTGGAGCCGTTTAGCCGTTCAAAGGTCATTAGCGGCGTGCGTAAGGCGTGTCAGGGACGCCCCGTTACGGACGATGACCTTGCGGTCCTCGCGCAGGACGTCGAAGAAGCTGTACGTGCTTCTGGCGCCGCTGAGATCAAGGCACACGAAGTGGGCCTAGCCATTCTGGAGCCACTCCAGAAGCTGGACCAGATCGCGTACCTTCGCTTTGCGAGCGTGTACCAAGGCTTTGACTCCCTCGAAGACTTCGAGAAAGCCATCGCCGAGCTTCGCACCAAATAG
- the ppgK gene encoding polyphosphate--glucose phosphotransferase codes for MALAPASGIKPHHERGIGVDIGGTGIKGGIVNLTTGELLGERFRIDTPKPATPEAVAEVLKQIVDELMSRPEAPEADTAVGVTFPAIIANGVAMSAANVDESWIGTDVDSLFTKVLGRPVTVINDADAAGLAEARYGAGKDVPGTVLTITLGTGIGSGLVFNGQLVPNLELGHLEIDGHNAESKASATARERDDIGWNEYSKRLQRYFSHVEFLFSPNLFIVGGGISKKSEKFLPNLDLRTKIVPAQLINNAGIAGAALQSTLSSENS; via the coding sequence ATGGCTTTAGCACCAGCATCCGGCATCAAGCCGCACCACGAGCGCGGCATCGGCGTTGATATCGGCGGAACCGGCATCAAGGGTGGCATCGTCAACCTCACCACCGGTGAGCTACTTGGCGAACGCTTCCGTATTGACACGCCCAAGCCCGCCACCCCTGAGGCAGTTGCCGAAGTCTTGAAGCAGATTGTGGACGAGCTCATGAGCCGTCCTGAGGCGCCTGAAGCGGATACCGCTGTGGGCGTCACCTTCCCAGCGATCATCGCCAACGGCGTGGCTATGTCTGCCGCCAACGTGGACGAGTCCTGGATCGGCACGGACGTGGACTCACTCTTCACGAAGGTCCTAGGACGGCCGGTGACGGTGATCAACGATGCCGACGCCGCTGGCCTGGCCGAAGCTCGCTACGGCGCTGGCAAGGACGTGCCGGGCACGGTCCTCACGATCACCCTGGGCACGGGTATTGGATCCGGATTGGTCTTCAACGGCCAGCTCGTGCCGAACCTCGAGCTCGGCCACTTGGAGATCGACGGGCACAACGCCGAATCGAAGGCTAGTGCCACGGCTCGCGAGCGCGATGACATCGGTTGGAATGAATACTCCAAGCGTCTGCAGCGCTACTTCAGCCACGTCGAGTTCCTCTTCTCCCCCAACCTCTTCATTGTGGGCGGAGGCATCTCGAAGAAGTCTGAGAAGTTCTTGCCGAACCTCGATTTGCGCACCAAGATTGTTCCGGCTCAGCTGATCAACAACGCAGGCATCGCCGGTGCTGCATTGCAGTCCACGCTGTCCTCCGAAAACTCCTAA
- the map gene encoding type I methionyl aminopeptidase, with translation MSVSVAPVGSLKPGTPTPIRTVPANIARPEYVGKKAPTPWTGGDVHSPEVIEKIRFASKIAAQGLQEIGKAVQPGVTTDELDRIGHEFLLDHNAYPSTLSYRGFPKSICTSLNEVICHGIPDTTVVQDGDIINIDITAYIDGVHGDTNATFLAGDVDEESRLLVERTEESLRRAIKAVMPGRQFNVLGRTIQSYAKRFGYGVVRDFTGHGVGPAFHTGLIVPHYDAAPRFSDLIEPGMTFTIEPMLTLGTADWDMWEDGWTATTKDKKRTAQFEHTLLVTESGAEILTLP, from the coding sequence ATGTCAGTTTCAGTTGCACCAGTCGGGTCTCTCAAGCCCGGCACCCCCACGCCCATCCGCACGGTTCCCGCGAACATTGCGCGCCCGGAATACGTTGGCAAAAAAGCGCCAACGCCGTGGACCGGTGGCGATGTTCATTCTCCAGAAGTGATTGAGAAGATCCGCTTCGCGTCGAAGATCGCGGCCCAAGGCCTGCAGGAGATCGGCAAGGCAGTGCAGCCTGGTGTCACCACTGATGAGTTGGACCGCATTGGTCACGAGTTCTTGTTGGACCACAACGCGTACCCGTCCACTCTGAGCTACCGCGGCTTCCCGAAGTCCATTTGCACTTCGCTGAACGAAGTCATTTGCCACGGCATCCCGGACACCACCGTGGTTCAGGACGGCGACATCATCAACATTGACATCACCGCCTACATCGATGGCGTTCACGGTGACACGAACGCTACGTTCCTAGCCGGCGACGTCGACGAAGAATCACGCTTGCTCGTGGAGCGCACCGAAGAGTCCTTGCGCCGCGCCATCAAGGCTGTCATGCCGGGACGCCAGTTCAACGTGCTGGGCCGCACCATTCAGTCCTACGCGAAGCGCTTCGGTTACGGAGTGGTCCGGGATTTCACTGGCCACGGCGTAGGTCCCGCTTTTCACACCGGTTTGATTGTTCCCCATTACGACGCCGCACCGCGTTTTTCGGATCTCATCGAACCCGGAATGACCTTCACCATTGAACCGATGCTCACGCTGGGCACGGCCGATTGGGACATGTGGGAAGACGGATGGACTGCCACCACCAAGGATAAGAAGCGCACCGCTCAGTTCGAGCACACGCTCCTTGTCACTGAGTCCGGCGCCGAAATCCTCACGCTTCCTTAA
- a CDS encoding SPOR domain-containing protein: MSEETTQPDNAGTGAAPKGDYWYNVETGGVEVGAQSDWTKLLGPYASREEAMKAMDKVHQNNEAWDSEDES; encoded by the coding sequence ATGAGTGAAGAAACAACGCAACCTGACAACGCAGGCACCGGAGCCGCCCCGAAGGGCGACTACTGGTACAACGTGGAAACGGGTGGGGTAGAGGTGGGTGCCCAGTCTGACTGGACCAAACTTCTTGGACCCTACGCTAGCCGTGAAGAGGCAATGAAGGCGATGGACAAGGTCCATCAGAACAACGAAGCCTGGGACAGCGAAGACGAGTCCTAA
- the panB gene encoding 3-methyl-2-oxobutanoate hydroxymethyltransferase — protein MTAQESAPYAAPTPLKKIRTVHLAEFKKNGQHFSMLTAYDQHMAEIFDAAGIETILIGDSAANNVMGYDTTLPITVDEMIVFAKSVAAGAKHSFLVCDLPFGSYEVSPQQAVETSIRIMKETGVHAVKIECDERQTDTVAAIAAAGIPVLAHIGFTPQAEHSLGGYRVQGRGEEAAAKLVKTAKMLEAAGSFCILLEMVPAEVAKKVDEAVTVPTIGIGAGNGTTGQVLVWQDMLGLRTGRLPKFVKQYAQLRPIIEEAAKAYKADVASGAFPAPEHNFD, from the coding sequence ATGACGGCTCAAGAATCAGCTCCTTACGCAGCGCCGACCCCACTCAAAAAGATCCGTACCGTTCACTTGGCCGAGTTCAAGAAGAACGGCCAACACTTCTCCATGCTGACCGCTTACGACCAGCACATGGCTGAGATCTTCGATGCCGCAGGAATCGAAACGATCCTCATTGGAGACTCCGCCGCCAATAACGTCATGGGCTATGACACCACGCTCCCCATCACCGTTGATGAAATGATCGTGTTCGCCAAAAGCGTGGCAGCCGGCGCGAAGCACTCCTTCTTGGTGTGCGATTTGCCCTTCGGCTCCTACGAAGTCTCCCCGCAGCAAGCCGTGGAGACCAGCATTCGCATCATGAAGGAAACCGGCGTTCACGCCGTAAAGATTGAATGTGATGAGCGCCAGACAGACACCGTGGCTGCGATTGCAGCAGCGGGCATTCCTGTTCTCGCCCACATTGGTTTCACCCCGCAAGCCGAACACTCACTCGGTGGATATCGCGTGCAGGGTCGCGGCGAAGAAGCCGCCGCCAAGCTCGTCAAAACTGCGAAGATGCTCGAAGCTGCAGGCAGTTTCTGCATCCTGCTAGAAATGGTCCCGGCCGAAGTCGCGAAGAAGGTTGATGAAGCAGTCACCGTGCCGACCATCGGTATTGGCGCCGGAAACGGCACCACGGGTCAGGTGCTGGTGTGGCAGGACATGTTGGGATTGCGCACGGGTCGCCTCCCGAAGTTCGTCAAGCAATACGCTCAGTTGCGCCCCATCATCGAAGAGGCCGCCAAGGCGTACAAGGCCGATGTTGCCTCCGGCGCCTTCCCGGCACCGGAGCACAACTTCGACTAA
- the glnA gene encoding type I glutamate--ammonia ligase, producing MDRQQEFVLRTIEERDVRFVRLWFTDVVGSLKSVALAPAEVEGAFEEGLGFDGSSIEGLSRIFESDMLAQPDPSTFQILPWRSEIEPTSRMFCDIQNPDGTPSSADPRYVLKRQLKIAGDMGFTCYTHPEIEFYLLRSDEIGQNGMPVPVDYGGYFDHVPGGVAQDFRRTAVNMLEAVGISVEFSHHEGGPGQNEIDLRYADALQTADNIMTFRTVIKEVALMQGSYATFMPKPFKEHPGSGMHTHFSLFEGDSNAFFEAGREFQLSKTARHFIAGILKHAPEFTAITNQFVNSYKRLWGGGEAPSHLSWGHNNRSALVRIPLYKPHKGQSARIEYRGIDSAANPYLAFACLLGAGLKGIEEEYELMPIAEDDIWSLSTAERRASGHKPLPGSLHDAIRAMEDSELVADILGEQVFQSFLRNKQDEWDEYRHDVSPFELNRYLGIL from the coding sequence ATGGATCGTCAACAAGAGTTCGTGCTGCGAACCATTGAAGAACGCGATGTTCGTTTTGTGCGCTTGTGGTTTACAGACGTAGTGGGTTCGCTCAAGTCAGTGGCCCTAGCTCCCGCAGAAGTTGAAGGCGCATTCGAAGAAGGCCTCGGTTTTGATGGTTCCTCGATTGAGGGTCTGTCCCGCATCTTCGAATCCGACATGCTCGCGCAGCCGGATCCTTCCACCTTCCAGATCTTGCCGTGGCGCAGCGAAATTGAACCCACCAGCCGTATGTTCTGCGATATCCAGAACCCAGACGGCACTCCGTCCTCCGCGGATCCGCGCTACGTTCTCAAGCGCCAGCTCAAGATCGCCGGCGACATGGGCTTCACGTGCTACACGCACCCTGAAATTGAGTTCTACCTTTTGCGTTCGGACGAGATCGGCCAGAATGGCATGCCAGTGCCGGTTGATTACGGTGGGTACTTTGACCACGTTCCGGGCGGCGTTGCTCAGGACTTCCGCCGCACCGCAGTGAACATGCTTGAGGCTGTGGGCATTTCGGTGGAGTTCTCCCACCACGAAGGCGGCCCAGGCCAGAACGAAATCGACTTGCGGTACGCGGACGCTTTGCAGACCGCGGACAACATCATGACGTTCCGCACGGTCATCAAGGAAGTTGCCTTGATGCAGGGCAGCTACGCAACCTTCATGCCGAAGCCGTTCAAGGAGCACCCGGGCTCTGGCATGCACACCCACTTCTCCCTCTTCGAAGGCGACTCCAACGCGTTCTTCGAAGCAGGCCGTGAGTTCCAGCTCTCCAAGACCGCTCGTCACTTCATCGCGGGCATCTTGAAGCACGCCCCAGAATTCACCGCCATCACCAACCAGTTCGTGAACTCCTACAAGCGCTTGTGGGGCGGCGGCGAAGCACCGAGCCACTTGTCATGGGGACACAACAACCGTTCCGCTCTGGTCCGCATCCCGCTGTACAAGCCACACAAGGGTCAGTCCGCTCGTATCGAGTACCGCGGCATTGACTCGGCCGCGAACCCGTACCTCGCTTTCGCGTGCCTCTTGGGCGCTGGCCTGAAGGGCATCGAGGAAGAGTACGAACTCATGCCAATCGCCGAGGATGACATCTGGAGTCTCTCCACGGCTGAGCGCCGCGCTTCCGGCCACAAGCCGTTGCCAGGCAGCTTGCATGACGCCATACGCGCGATGGAAGACTCCGAGCTCGTTGCTGACATTCTGGGCGAGCAGGTCTTCCAGTCCTTTTTGCGCAACAAGCAGGACGAGTGGGATGAGTACCGTCACGACGTGAGCCCGTTCGAGCTGAACCGGTACCTCGGGATTCTCTAA
- a CDS encoding bifunctional [glutamine synthetase] adenylyltransferase/[glutamine synthetase]-adenylyl-L-tyrosine phosphorylase, which produces MRVATQRDLIAVGFADIERAERFLKARELESVSREDLLEALSYCADPDSALLLLVRIAEREPKVLKLIAQGDRSIPLFRVLGASEALGEFLVRQPRYLSIVDTDPQATFRAREAAELTRELLESVGADPDAERPVATIVGTEGIVALRVKYRALLLDLAMRDLCCADPEVAFPLVAAELADLAGAAISAGLALARAEVITKTSPEAVDALRLAVIGMGKCGARELNYISDVDVIYVHAVRDGLKDDGAAHLDADAAAKMAAQLATLTARAMNASAPEPGLWELDANLRPEGKDGALSRTLDSHVAYYKRWAETWEFQALLKARYLAGDAELGAAYEEAVAPMIWVSSERDGFVESTQAMRRRVTDNIPAAEVNRQIKLGPGGLRDVEFTVQLLQLVHGRTEESLRVRNTLTAIDELAEAGYMSRADAANFGGAYRFLRVLEHRIQLTRLRRTHLMPTKPDAMRTIARASQGLGIPGWISTDEMLTRWQATKREVRGLHEKIFYRPLLATAANLSADEIRLTPEAAQARLKALGYADPKGAMRHIESLTSGVSRRSALQRQLLPILLGWIAEGVDPDAGLLGFRRLSEALGDSHWFLGMLRDSPAGAQRLCTILSSSRFITDLLEVSPESAAWLGNDADLEPQPFDKLWSEISSKLGRHKDHEKRLRLIRLIRRRELLRIALADSARLIDQDEVGKALSDVDRAAVLGILRVAEQEEYSQSEKITELLIVAMGRQGGREIGYGSDVDVMYVHRPLPDVDEQEAQQQALRIVGNVQHYVNIPLKPAILAEPKLEVDADLRPEGRQGPLVRTLDAYREYYSRWSRVWETQALLRARPLGGSDKVANEFFELVDSVRYASAITPSDVVEIRRIKARVEAERMPRGADPSRQLKLGRGGLSDVEWLVQSLQLIHTKAYPALRTTSTRAALKALKDAELLPAADVEVLDHAWVLATRIRCANIIVSGRASDQLPRNIRDMEAAARWCGYASGNAAKLEDDYLKSARRARVVFEKHFYADE; this is translated from the coding sequence GTGCGTGTCGCGACACAGCGAGATCTCATCGCGGTTGGCTTCGCCGATATTGAGCGCGCCGAGCGCTTTCTCAAGGCGCGCGAACTCGAATCCGTCTCTCGCGAGGACTTGCTAGAGGCTCTTTCGTATTGCGCCGATCCGGACAGTGCGCTGTTGCTGTTGGTGCGCATTGCGGAGCGTGAACCGAAGGTTCTCAAGCTCATTGCTCAAGGCGATCGCAGCATTCCGCTCTTCCGCGTGCTGGGCGCCAGCGAGGCGCTCGGCGAATTCTTAGTGCGACAGCCACGGTATTTGAGCATCGTAGACACGGATCCTCAAGCGACATTCCGTGCCCGCGAAGCGGCTGAGCTGACGCGCGAACTACTCGAATCCGTCGGCGCCGATCCAGACGCTGAACGTCCGGTTGCCACGATTGTTGGCACCGAGGGCATTGTTGCTTTGCGCGTGAAGTACCGCGCGCTGCTGTTGGATCTGGCCATGCGCGATCTGTGCTGTGCGGATCCCGAAGTCGCGTTCCCGCTGGTCGCGGCCGAACTTGCAGACCTCGCCGGCGCCGCGATTTCCGCCGGCCTTGCGCTCGCTCGCGCTGAGGTCATCACTAAAACCTCGCCCGAGGCCGTGGACGCGTTGCGCCTCGCGGTGATCGGCATGGGCAAATGCGGTGCGCGCGAGCTCAATTACATTTCAGACGTTGACGTCATTTACGTTCACGCGGTGCGTGACGGCCTGAAGGACGACGGCGCAGCTCACCTTGATGCCGACGCGGCGGCAAAGATGGCGGCACAGTTGGCGACGCTGACTGCTCGTGCCATGAATGCGTCCGCTCCGGAACCCGGGTTGTGGGAGCTTGACGCGAACCTCCGTCCAGAGGGTAAAGACGGCGCGCTCTCACGCACCCTCGATTCTCACGTGGCCTACTACAAGCGCTGGGCGGAGACGTGGGAATTCCAGGCACTACTCAAGGCTCGGTACTTGGCAGGAGACGCGGAGCTCGGCGCAGCGTACGAAGAAGCTGTTGCCCCCATGATTTGGGTAAGCTCCGAACGCGACGGGTTCGTGGAATCCACTCAAGCGATGCGTCGACGCGTCACGGATAACATTCCTGCCGCTGAGGTCAACCGTCAGATCAAGCTGGGACCCGGCGGATTGCGCGACGTCGAGTTCACCGTGCAGCTCTTGCAGTTGGTGCACGGACGCACGGAAGAGTCTCTGCGTGTCCGCAATACGCTGACCGCCATTGATGAGCTGGCTGAAGCCGGATACATGAGCCGGGCCGATGCCGCAAATTTTGGTGGCGCGTACCGCTTCCTGCGAGTTCTGGAACATCGTATTCAGCTCACGCGTTTGCGCCGCACGCACTTGATGCCTACCAAGCCTGACGCGATGCGTACGATCGCCCGAGCTTCGCAGGGGCTCGGTATTCCGGGATGGATCTCGACGGACGAAATGCTCACGCGTTGGCAGGCGACCAAGCGCGAAGTGCGTGGCTTGCACGAGAAGATCTTCTACCGACCGCTCTTGGCGACGGCCGCGAACTTGTCTGCCGACGAGATTCGCTTGACCCCTGAAGCTGCTCAGGCGCGCTTGAAGGCACTCGGTTACGCAGATCCTAAGGGCGCCATGCGCCACATTGAGTCGCTGACCTCTGGCGTTAGTCGCCGCTCGGCGCTCCAACGGCAGTTGCTCCCCATCCTGCTGGGATGGATCGCCGAAGGCGTGGATCCCGATGCCGGACTCTTGGGCTTCCGTCGATTGTCCGAGGCCCTCGGTGACTCTCACTGGTTCTTGGGCATGCTGCGAGATTCGCCAGCCGGTGCTCAGCGATTGTGCACCATCCTGTCCTCGAGCCGCTTCATCACGGACCTCCTCGAGGTTTCGCCCGAGTCCGCAGCGTGGCTCGGCAACGACGCGGACCTCGAACCGCAGCCGTTCGACAAGCTGTGGTCAGAGATTTCCTCCAAGCTGGGACGCCACAAAGATCACGAAAAGCGTCTGCGCCTCATTCGCCTGATCCGCCGCCGTGAACTCTTGCGCATCGCGCTTGCAGACTCTGCGCGGCTCATCGATCAAGATGAAGTGGGCAAGGCTCTCTCGGATGTTGACCGTGCCGCCGTTCTGGGCATTCTGCGAGTTGCAGAGCAAGAGGAATACTCGCAGTCTGAGAAGATCACCGAGCTTTTGATCGTCGCGATGGGTCGCCAAGGCGGACGCGAAATTGGCTACGGTTCTGACGTAGACGTCATGTATGTGCACCGGCCGTTGCCAGATGTCGACGAGCAAGAAGCTCAGCAACAAGCACTGCGCATCGTGGGCAACGTCCAGCATTACGTCAACATTCCGCTCAAGCCAGCCATTCTGGCAGAACCGAAACTCGAAGTGGACGCGGACCTGCGCCCCGAAGGCCGTCAAGGACCGCTCGTGCGTACTCTCGACGCTTACCGTGAGTACTACTCGCGCTGGTCCAGAGTCTGGGAAACTCAAGCACTCTTGCGCGCCCGCCCGCTCGGTGGCTCGGATAAGGTCGCGAACGAATTCTTTGAACTCGTGGACAGCGTTCGGTATGCCTCGGCAATAACGCCGAGCGACGTCGTCGAAATCCGAAGAATCAAAGCGCGCGTGGAAGCTGAACGCATGCCACGCGGCGCCGATCCATCGCGGCAGCTCAAGCTGGGCCGCGGCGGTTTGAGTGACGTCGAGTGGCTAGTGCAGTCTCTGCAGCTCATTCACACCAAGGCCTACCCGGCGCTGCGCACCACGTCCACGCGTGCCGCGCTGAAGGCGCTCAAGGACGCCGAGTTGCTACCAGCGGCGGATGTCGAGGTGCTGGACCATGCTTGGGTGCTTGCCACGCGCATTCGTTGCGCCAACATCATCGTGTCTGGACGCGCATCGGACCAGTTGCCGCGCAACATCCGCGACATGGAGGCTGCGGCACGCTGGTGCGGTTATGCCTCCGGAAACGCAGCCAAGCTCGAGGACGACTACTTGAAGTCAGCCCGCCGTGCGCGAGTCGTCTTCGAGAAGCACTTCTACGCCGACGAATAA
- the glnA gene encoding type I glutamate--ammonia ligase: MFKNADEVLKFIKDEDVKFVDIRFTDLPGVQQHFNVPASTVDAEFFENGQLFDGSSIRGFQGIAESDMQLIPDPTTAFIDTFRVEKTLALNFSIVNPRTGDPYHRDPRGVAERAEAYLASTGIADTAFFAPEAEFFVFDNIQYESSPQGSFYKLDSEEAYWNTGREEEGGNLGYKTPKKGGYFPVSPVDKQADLRDAISLELAAAGLEVERAHHEVGSAGQAEINYKFDTLTHAADDILKFKYIVKNVADQWGKTATFMPKPVFGDNGSGMHCHQSLWANGEPLFYDEKGYAGLSDIARWYIGGLLKHASAVLAFTNPTVNSYRRLVKGFEAPVNMVYSQGNRSAGIRIPITGSNPKAKRIEFRAPDPSCNPYLAFAAQLMAGLDGIKNRIEPADPIDKDLYELPPEEAKDIQKAPGSLEEALEALENDYEFLLAGDVFTEDLIRTWIEYKRENEILPLSIRPNPYEFELYYGC; this comes from the coding sequence ATGTTCAAAAACGCGGACGAAGTCCTCAAGTTCATCAAGGACGAGGACGTCAAGTTTGTCGATATTCGATTCACTGACCTTCCCGGTGTGCAGCAGCACTTCAACGTTCCGGCCAGCACGGTTGACGCTGAATTCTTCGAGAATGGTCAGCTCTTTGACGGTTCCTCGATTCGCGGATTCCAGGGCATCGCCGAATCCGATATGCAGTTGATCCCAGATCCAACCACTGCATTCATCGACACGTTCCGTGTCGAGAAGACCCTTGCATTGAACTTCTCGATCGTGAACCCACGTACGGGCGATCCGTACCACCGCGACCCACGTGGCGTCGCAGAGCGCGCTGAAGCTTACTTGGCTTCCACCGGCATCGCCGACACCGCGTTCTTCGCTCCTGAAGCCGAATTCTTCGTCTTCGACAACATCCAGTACGAGTCCAGCCCACAGGGTTCTTTCTACAAGCTGGATTCCGAAGAGGCTTACTGGAACACCGGCCGCGAAGAAGAAGGCGGCAACTTGGGCTACAAGACGCCCAAGAAGGGTGGCTACTTCCCAGTTTCGCCAGTCGACAAGCAGGCTGACCTCCGTGACGCCATCTCCCTTGAGCTTGCAGCTGCAGGCCTTGAGGTTGAGCGCGCTCACCACGAAGTTGGATCCGCCGGCCAGGCAGAAATCAACTACAAGTTCGACACCCTCACGCACGCTGCTGACGACATCTTGAAGTTCAAGTACATCGTCAAGAACGTTGCTGATCAGTGGGGCAAGACCGCAACCTTCATGCCAAAGCCAGTCTTCGGTGACAACGGTTCCGGCATGCACTGCCACCAGTCGCTCTGGGCAAACGGTGAGCCTTTGTTCTACGACGAGAAGGGCTACGCAGGCCTCTCTGACATCGCTCGCTGGTACATCGGCGGCTTGCTCAAGCACGCTTCCGCTGTCTTGGCTTTCACGAACCCAACCGTGAACTCCTACCGCCGTTTGGTCAAGGGCTTCGAAGCTCCGGTCAACATGGTGTACTCGCAGGGTAACCGGTCCGCCGGTATCCGTATCCCGATCACGGGCTCCAACCCGAAGGCAAAGCGCATCGAATTCCGTGCGCCGGACCCATCGTGCAACCCCTACTTGGCGTTCGCTGCTCAGCTCATGGCTGGCCTCGACGGCATCAAGAACCGCATCGAGCCTGCAGATCCGATCGACAAGGACCTCTACGAGCTTCCACCAGAAGAGGCCAAGGACATCCAGAAGGCTCCAGGTTCCCTCGAAGAAGCTCTTGAAGCACTCGAGAACGACTACGAGTTCTTGCTTGCAGGCGACGTCTTCACCGAAGACCTCATCCGCACCTGGATCGAGTACAAGCGCGAGAACGAAATCCTCCCGCTCTCCATCCGTCCGAACCCTTACGAGTTCGAGCTGTACTACGGCTGCTAA